DNA from Actinoplanes sp. SE50/110:
CCGCTCGATCGGCAGCTCGAGCGCCGCCCGAAGCGCCACCACCGCCCCGGAACTGAGCCCGAACACGTTGCGCGCGCCGGTCTCGCCGAGGACCGCACCCAGATCGTCGATCTCGGCGCGCAGCCCGTGCCCCGCCACGGCCGGTCCGCTGAGTGCCCGGCCGCGCCGATCCGGGACGTACACGGTGAAGTCGCCGGCCAGCGCGCCGGCCAGCTTCGTGAAGTTCGCCGAGGTCTGCAGTCCGCCGTGCAGCAGCACGACCTTGGGGCCACCGTCACCGAAGGTCCGCCACCGGATGTCCGTGCTCACCAAAGCCTCCATGTCGTCAACCGTAGTTGACAGCACGGCCGGCGTCAACCGCAGTTGACATCGGGAGGACCGGTGGTGCTCACCGCGTACACCCCATCGACGGCGGCAACCGGCAGCGGCCGGTGACCGGTCCGCGAACCGTGATGTCCGAAAGCCGCCAGCCGAAGCCCCGGCGGACAGAGCAGACTCGGGGCATGGAGCTGGACTTCGAGCGTTGCTACCGCGCCGTCGACAGCCGTGACCAGCGGTTCGACGGATGCTTCTACACCGCCGTGCGGACCACCGGGATCTATTGCCGGCCCTCCTGCCCGGCCGTCACACCTAAACGAGAAAACGTGACATTCTTCGTGAGTGCCGCGGCAGCGCAACGCGGCGGATTCCGGGCATGCCGCCGATGCCGGCCCGACGCGGCACCCGGATCGCCTGACTGGGACGTGCGCGCCGACACCGTCGGCCGCGCGATGCGCCTCATCGGCGACGGCGTCGTCGACCGGGAAGGCGTCGGCGGACTCGCCACCCGGCTCGGCTACACCGAGCGGCACCTCAACCGGATGCTCACCGCGGAACTCGGCGCCGGACCGCTCGCCCTCGCCCGCGCCCAACGGGCACAGACCGCGCGGATCCTGGTGGAAACGACCGACCTCGGACTCGCGGACATCGCCTTCGCGGCCGGATTCGGCAGCGTGCGGCAATTCAACGACACGATGCTCGAGGTGTACGCGCAATCGCCGAGCCGCATCCGCGAAAAGCGACCCGTGGCCCGCGGGGAAGCCGGCGTCATCAACCTGCGGCTGGCATATCGGGCGCCGCTGCACTCGGCGTCGCTGCTCGCCTTCCTCGGGGCACGAACACTGCCGGGAGTGGACGAGATCGTCGACGGAGGATACCGGCGGGGGCTGACCCTGCCGCACGGAACAGGAGACGTGGTGCTGCGGCCCGGAGACAGATGGGTCTTCGCGACACTGCGACTCGGCGATGTGCGGGATCTGGCGCCGGCGGTGGCGCGGTGCCGGCGGCTGTTCGATCTGGACGCGGATCCGGATGCGGTGGACGGGATGCTGGCAGCCGATCCGGGGCTGGAACAGGTGGTGCGGGAAGAGCCTGGGGTGCGGGTGCCTCGGGCGGTGGACGGGTTCGAGATGGCTGTTCGGGCGGTGGTGGGGCAGCAGGTGAGTGTGGCTGGGGCTCGGGGGATTCTGGGGAGGTTGGTGCGGGCGGCTGCCGGGGGTTCGGGGGGTTCGGGGAGTTC
Protein-coding regions in this window:
- a CDS encoding DNA-3-methyladenine glycosylase 2 family protein; the encoded protein is MELDFERCYRAVDSRDQRFDGCFYTAVRTTGIYCRPSCPAVTPKRENVTFFVSAAAAQRGGFRACRRCRPDAAPGSPDWDVRADTVGRAMRLIGDGVVDREGVGGLATRLGYTERHLNRMLTAELGAGPLALARAQRAQTARILVETTDLGLADIAFAAGFGSVRQFNDTMLEVYAQSPSRIREKRPVARGEAGVINLRLAYRAPLHSASLLAFLGARTLPGVDEIVDGGYRRGLTLPHGTGDVVLRPGDRWVFATLRLGDVRDLAPAVARCRRLFDLDADPDAVDGMLAADPGLEQVVREEPGVRVPRAVDGFEMAVRAVVGQQVSVAGARGILGRLVRAAAGGSGGSGSSGGLGDSGPSGPAPAPAATTDLTGFPTPATIAALPDAAFGMPAARRATLRALATAVASGHLDLNPTADRDETTARLLAIPGIGPWTAGYIAMRALGDPDVFLPTDLAARRGAAALHLPDSAGSLSVHAERWRPWRSYALIRLWRAA